A stretch of the Diorhabda sublineata isolate icDioSubl1.1 chromosome 11, icDioSubl1.1, whole genome shotgun sequence genome encodes the following:
- the LOC130450424 gene encoding carboxylic ester hydrolase-like yields MFIFIVSILCVSGLTACLEFIPPQKIDKSLVVSTNTGEVQGIQKKTESGSVYWAYQGIPFAKPPIGNLRFRAPEPPSPWRGVLDGTEERSTCVQTVLTLDNDITFYGNEDCLYINVYTPRVSENTSEKLPVLVWFYGGAFMFGNSSSSFYGSENLLNQNIITVTFNYRVGPFGFLSTGDMASPGNYGLKDQNYALKWVQENIQNFGGDKNRVTISGQSAGAASVMYQMASPESRGLFSGVISSSGSPLCTWAFTYNPARTAFDYGLAAGVQTKSTEELIKLLREADVDVLKGASRLLLLLSLPNVIKAGFPFAPTIEPHHNGAFITKSVYSSFEKGDFHKVPIMMGINSLETLFFAGGIKLLKPLNLIKDISPSSLPSDHMNIRTQVERREAGLDIIKQYFKDGSVFGSTIKEYLEFTSDDQFTRPLHKTVQLMSKHTPLYFYTFSYISDIGQKLLNGLIIKKPVQGVAHGEDIFYIWRRHSVPLPNGFDQITATRLIKIWSNFIKTGNPTPQKEPILNNVIWPIVPSHKNIPYFNIDKNISINYNYRNEQIKFWTYLYRKYGHPPYVTY; encoded by the exons atgtttattttcattgtttcgaTATTGTGTGTATCTGGATTGACTGCATGTCTAGAATTTATCCCACCACAAAAAATC GATAAAAGTTTGGTAGTATCAACTAACACCGGAGAGGTACAAGGAATTCAAAAGAAGACGGAATCTGGTAGTGTCTATTGGGCTTACCAAGGAATTCCGTTCGCGAAACCACCCATAGGAAATTTAAGATTCAGA gCACCAGAACCACCTTCACCTTGGAGGGGTGTACTAGACGGCACCGAAGAAAGAAGTACTTGTGTACAAACGGTATTAACCTTGGATAATGACATCACATTTTACGGCAATGAAGATTGTTTATATATCAATGTATATACCCCAAGAGTAAGTGaaaatacttc GGAGAAGCTACCAGTTTTAGTTTGGTTTTACGGAGGTGCATTTATGTTTGGAAATTCCTCCAGTTCTTTTTATGGATCAGAAAATTTACTTAATCAGAATATTATCACAGTTACATTCAATTACCGAGTAGGACCATTTG GTTTTCTTAGTACAGGAGATATGGCAAGTCCTGGCAACTACGGTCTCAAAGATCAAAATTACGCATTGAAATGGGtccaagaaaatattcaaaatttcgggGGAGATAAAAATCGTGTGACAATTTCCGGTCAAAGCGCAGGTGCAGCTTCCGTAATGTATCAAATGGCATCACCAGAAAGTAGAGGTTTGTTTTCGGGGGTCATATCGAGTAGCGGTAGTCCTTTATGCACGTGGGCATTCACATATAATCCTGCTAGAACTGCTTTCGACTATGGATTAGCTGCAGGTGTACAAACAAAAAGCACAGAGGAATTGATTAAACTGTTGAGGGAAGCTGATGTTGACGTTCTCAAGGGCGCTTCTAGATTGTTATTACTACTG tCTCTTCCAAATGTGATTAAGGCTGGTTTTCCTTTTGCTCCTACTATAGAGCCTCATCATAATGGAGCTTTTATTACGAAAAGCGtttactcaagttttgagaaaGGAGATTTTCACAAAGTACCAATTATGATGGGAATAAATTCTTTGGAAACGTTATTTTTCGCGGGAG GTATAAAACTATTGAAACCTTTGAACTTAATAAAGGATATAAGTCCTAGCTCACTTCCTAGTGATCATATGAATATTCGTACACAAGTAGAAAGACGAGAAGCCGGATTAGatataattaaacaatattttaaggATGGAAGTGTTTTTGGATCCACTATTAAAGAATATCTAGAG tttactAGCGATGATCAGTTCACAAGACCACTGCATAAAACCGTACAACTTATGTCAAAACACACccctttatatttttatacgttTTCATATATAAGTGATATTGGACAAAAACTACTAAATggattgattattaaaaaaccgGTACAAG GTGTAGCTCATGGagaagatatattttatatatggaGACGACACAGCGTACCGCTTCCAAATGGATTCGATCAAATCACAGCCACGAGACTTATCAAAATATGgagtaattttattaaaacagg gaatCCAACGCCACAAAAAGAACCGATTTTAAACAACGTGATATGGCCAATTGTACCTTCCCATAAAAACATTCCATACTTCAACATCGATaagaatatttctataaattacaattatcgcaatgaacaaatcaaattttggaCTTATTTGTATCGAAAATATGGACATCCGCCTTACGTGACATAttag